A genomic region of Jeotgalibaca ciconiae contains the following coding sequences:
- a CDS encoding YihY/virulence factor BrkB family protein, producing MAAISKEKQKFDVRKAITIAMKQFKRAEMGRQSAELAYYILLALFPILLALGNIIPLLPIPAEQVLEYVEMGVPAEVGTVLLPILEDYLTGGSGGVVSIGLLISIWPASKAFTIFQRVLNQVYGVEERKNFIITRIFSFLITLLFVVLIGAVSFIFVFGREILNLIENFIPFDIVSVISTFEYFRWIVALVVLVVIMSFVYYMVPNVKWEFKYAIPGAILATIGFLLVSQLFSLYISFAGGQAIGNGAIGVFIVLMLWLYLIGNVFILGGILNVIIYDYTHENKIVIDEGETYLSVVYSEQAQKYLATKQILQKSLLKENAKIKMDHLPGQEDYSDWGR from the coding sequence GTGGCTGCCATTTCAAAAGAAAAACAAAAATTTGATGTTAGAAAAGCCATCACTATTGCAATGAAGCAGTTTAAGCGTGCAGAAATGGGAAGACAGTCTGCAGAACTTGCTTATTATATTCTTTTAGCGCTATTTCCTATATTGCTCGCATTAGGAAATATCATTCCCTTGCTGCCTATCCCGGCTGAACAAGTATTGGAATATGTTGAGATGGGAGTTCCCGCTGAAGTTGGAACGGTCTTGTTGCCGATTTTGGAAGATTACCTTACTGGAGGCAGCGGCGGCGTTGTGTCAATCGGTTTGTTGATTTCCATTTGGCCCGCCTCCAAAGCATTTACCATTTTTCAACGAGTATTGAACCAAGTTTATGGTGTAGAAGAACGTAAAAATTTTATTATTACTCGAATTTTCTCATTCTTGATTACCTTACTGTTTGTGGTTTTAATCGGTGCAGTATCATTCATCTTTGTATTTGGTAGAGAGATATTGAATCTGATTGAAAATTTTATTCCTTTTGATATCGTCTCTGTTATCTCCACCTTTGAATACTTCCGCTGGATTGTGGCACTTGTTGTATTAGTTGTTATTATGTCGTTTGTTTATTACATGGTTCCAAACGTAAAATGGGAATTTAAATATGCAATACCAGGAGCAATATTGGCTACAATTGGGTTTTTATTAGTATCCCAATTATTCTCTTTATATATTAGCTTTGCTGGAGGACAGGCAATTGGAAATGGTGCAATTGGAGTATTCATTGTGCTGATGCTGTGGTTGTATTTAATCGGAAATGTTTTTATCCTTGGCGGGATTTTGAATGTGATTATCTATGACTATACGCATGAAAATAAAATTGTCATTGATGAAGGGGAAACCTATTTATCTGTTGTCTATTCTGAGCAGGCGCAAAAATATCTTGCAACCAAACAGATTTTACAGAAATCCTTATTAAAAGAAAACGCCAAAATTAAAATGGATCATTTACCTGGACAAGAGGATTACTCTGATTGGGGAAGATAA